Proteins found in one Pseudomonas sp. P8_241 genomic segment:
- the tssM gene encoding type VI secretion system membrane subunit TssM: MKKYFKKVGAFLRKTWVWTLLVVLFVAQLVWFVGPLLAVNDYKFWEGSSSRLLTISVLFLTWGLTMVFVSWRAGVRRKAVEESETGQERIRREEQIDQEQTELRTRYKDALKTLKTSSLYRGRSEDWRNDLPWYLVIGPQGSGKTSLLDFSGLDFPINKIDRKLTRDTAGTGHCDWYFADHAVLIDTAGRYLTQTDVDVDGSAWSTLLDLLSKRRRNRPLNGVLVTIEVETLLCPDEKSLDPLARQVRSRLQEVHQKLHVDVPVYLVLSKADKLLGFNEFFDQLTREESDQVFGASFRKEKSGTDTVVLRAEFEELLRRLNSQVVMRMHQERDTRRRGRILDFPHQLERVGERLCVFVDMALTGNRYQRASQLRGFYFTSAPYLTQEMDTTAAAMGAKAGVKTSMLPTLRSGRSRFIHHVLSRVIFPEADLVGLDKRERRRIHWGQRVLYVGALGTLTLFGMLWAGGFSANYERLENLRNLAQIWTQKRLALTAQDDSLVVLKTLDASYAATQVFPKIDDVSYHERSGLYQGEDVNPVVNTAYERELETQLLPKVATLLERQIQANMQDRERLLNSLRAYLMLNMKDRLDAKWLKDWVATDWSQRYAGNTAVQNGLNTHLERLLLQPFSYPLNEKLVDQARQVLRSESLVNVVYRMLREQARSLPEYRLSQHLGPQGSLFVGTAYGIPGFYTQQGYRQYFSVQGSALVTHILRDNWVLGDGSGISGMDLRRLMVELEQLYFRDYATFWSEAVGQVALPPINDAGEGAEQLAGLTSANSPVLQLLVEVRENTRFSVVADSVDVAAATGALTEKGSKLGKLASAAADKAVDMANNLPDTAKKSLQRRFEPLHRLLDDNNGPAADLIPVLTALNDLQLQLASLARASVPELAAFEMAKTRMGNQRDALSAMRNASSRLPRPVSVWFNVLAEDTWRLVLSDSYRYLNQRYQSELYNFYGKAINQRYPFNAHSASDVALGDFREFFKTQGINDRFFDTYMRPFVSGDPGNFRLRVIDGQSLPMSRGYLDQMAAAQVIRQSFFSINPAEPQVQFKLEPYTLDPVVSRSEFRFGDKTIEYRHGPIVSVSFLWPTDAEDGRTSLVLHKIAGRPVGIEKNTGPWSLFRLFDLMQTEYLTGRDVLILKSDVGGLRANYLLSSQRAPNPFDMGVLRTFRMPAQL, from the coding sequence ATGAAAAAGTATTTCAAGAAAGTCGGCGCATTCTTGCGCAAAACCTGGGTCTGGACCTTGCTGGTGGTGCTGTTCGTCGCGCAACTGGTGTGGTTCGTCGGGCCGCTGTTGGCAGTGAATGACTACAAGTTCTGGGAAGGTTCGAGCTCTCGCTTGCTGACCATCAGCGTGCTGTTCCTGACCTGGGGCCTGACCATGGTCTTCGTCAGCTGGCGCGCCGGTGTGCGTAGAAAAGCCGTCGAAGAAAGCGAAACCGGCCAGGAGCGTATCCGCCGTGAAGAGCAGATCGACCAAGAGCAGACTGAGTTGAGGACACGCTACAAGGATGCCCTGAAAACCTTGAAGACTTCGAGCTTGTATCGCGGTCGCAGCGAGGACTGGCGCAATGACTTGCCGTGGTACCTGGTGATTGGCCCTCAGGGAAGTGGCAAGACAAGCCTGCTGGATTTCTCGGGTCTGGACTTTCCGATCAACAAGATCGACCGCAAGCTGACCCGCGACACCGCCGGCACTGGTCATTGTGACTGGTACTTTGCCGACCATGCTGTCTTGATCGACACCGCCGGGCGTTATCTGACACAGACGGATGTCGACGTCGACGGCAGTGCCTGGAGCACCTTGCTCGACCTGCTGAGCAAACGTCGCCGCAACCGTCCATTGAACGGTGTGCTGGTGACCATTGAAGTGGAAACCCTGCTTTGCCCCGATGAGAAAAGCCTCGATCCCCTGGCCCGCCAGGTTCGTTCGCGTTTGCAGGAGGTGCATCAAAAACTCCACGTCGACGTGCCGGTTTATCTGGTACTGAGCAAGGCTGACAAGCTGCTCGGTTTCAATGAGTTCTTCGATCAACTGACCCGTGAAGAAAGCGATCAGGTGTTCGGCGCCAGCTTCCGCAAAGAAAAGAGTGGCACCGATACTGTCGTGCTACGCGCCGAGTTCGAAGAGCTGCTGCGTCGCTTGAACAGCCAGGTGGTCATGCGCATGCACCAGGAACGCGACACCCGGCGCCGTGGCCGCATCCTCGACTTCCCTCATCAACTGGAGCGGGTCGGTGAGCGGCTGTGCGTGTTCGTCGACATGGCGCTCACCGGTAATCGCTACCAGCGTGCCAGCCAGTTGCGCGGTTTCTATTTCACCAGCGCACCGTATCTGACCCAGGAAATGGACACGACCGCCGCTGCTATGGGCGCCAAAGCAGGCGTGAAAACCAGCATGCTCCCAACCCTTCGCAGCGGGCGCTCGCGGTTCATTCACCACGTGCTCAGCCGGGTGATCTTCCCTGAGGCCGATCTGGTTGGCCTGGACAAACGCGAACGCCGTCGCATCCATTGGGGCCAGCGTGTGTTGTACGTAGGTGCGCTGGGGACGTTGACACTGTTTGGCATGCTGTGGGCAGGTGGTTTCTCGGCCAACTATGAGCGCTTGGAAAACCTGCGCAATCTCGCACAGATCTGGACGCAAAAGCGCTTGGCATTGACTGCGCAAGATGACTCCCTGGTCGTGCTCAAGACCCTCGACGCCAGCTATGCGGCGACTCAGGTCTTCCCGAAGATAGATGACGTGTCGTACCACGAACGAAGTGGCCTGTACCAAGGCGAAGACGTCAATCCAGTGGTCAATACCGCTTACGAACGTGAGCTCGAAACACAACTGCTGCCCAAGGTCGCGACGCTGCTCGAACGGCAGATTCAGGCCAACATGCAAGACCGCGAACGCCTGCTCAACAGTCTGCGCGCGTACCTGATGCTGAACATGAAAGATCGCCTTGATGCGAAGTGGCTCAAGGATTGGGTCGCCACGGATTGGTCCCAACGTTACGCCGGCAACACCGCGGTGCAGAATGGTTTGAACACTCACTTGGAGCGATTGTTGCTGCAGCCGTTTTCCTATCCGCTGAATGAGAAACTGGTGGATCAGGCGCGTCAGGTATTGCGCAGCGAATCGCTGGTCAACGTCGTTTACCGAATGCTGCGCGAGCAGGCTCGCAGCCTCCCCGAGTACCGCCTCAGCCAACACCTCGGCCCACAGGGCTCGCTGTTTGTCGGTACCGCTTACGGGATTCCGGGCTTTTACACCCAGCAGGGTTATCGGCAGTACTTCTCGGTGCAGGGTTCTGCGCTGGTCACCCATATCCTGCGAGACAACTGGGTGCTGGGCGATGGTTCTGGCATCAGCGGCATGGACTTGCGTCGCCTGATGGTTGAGCTGGAGCAGCTTTATTTCCGCGACTATGCCACTTTCTGGAGCGAGGCGGTCGGCCAGGTTGCGCTGCCACCGATCAACGACGCAGGCGAGGGTGCCGAGCAACTGGCGGGCCTGACCTCGGCCAATTCGCCGGTGCTGCAACTGCTGGTGGAAGTGCGAGAAAATACCCGGTTTTCGGTGGTTGCCGACAGCGTTGATGTGGCTGCTGCGACCGGGGCGCTCACCGAGAAAGGCAGCAAGCTCGGCAAGCTGGCCTCGGCGGCAGCGGACAAAGCGGTGGACATGGCGAATAACCTGCCGGACACCGCGAAGAAGTCCCTGCAACGTCGCTTCGAACCGCTGCACCGTCTGCTGGATGACAACAATGGCCCGGCCGCTGATTTGATTCCGGTCCTGACAGCACTCAACGACCTGCAGCTGCAGCTGGCAAGCCTGGCCCGCGCCAGCGTGCCGGAGCTTGCGGCGTTCGAAATGGCCAAGACCCGCATGGGCAATCAACGCGACGCACTGAGCGCCATGCGCAATGCCTCCAGTCGTTTGCCGCGTCCGGTCAGCGTGTGGTTCAACGTGCTGGCCGAAGACACCTGGCGGCTGGTGCTCAGCGATTCCTATCGGTACTTGAACCAGCGCTATCAGAGCGAGCTGTACAATTTCTATGGCAAGGCGATCAACCAGCGTTATCCATTCAACGCCCACAGCGCCAGTGACGTGGCGCTTGGCGACTTCCGCGAATTCTTCAAGACCCAGGGCATCAATGACCGTTTCTTCGACACCTATATGCGTCCTTTCGTGAGCGGTGATCCGGGCAACTTCCGTCTGCGCGTCATTGATGGTCAAAGCCTGCCGATGTCCAGGGGTTACCTCGACCAGATGGCGGCAGCACAAGTGATTCGCCAGAGCTTCTTCTCGATCAACCCAGCCGAGCCGCAAGTTCAGTTCAAATTGGAGCCCTACACCCTTGATCCGGTAGTCAGCCGTTCCGAGTTCAGGTTTGGCGACAAGACCATCGAATACCGCCATGGTCCGATTGTGTCGGTATCGTTCCTATGGCCAACCGACGCTGAAGACGGTCGTACCAGTCTGGTGCTGCACAAGATCGCGGGCCGCCCGGTCGGCATAGAGAAAAACACCGGCCCATGGTCGTTGTTTCGCCTGTTTGACCTGATGCAGACCGAGTACTTGACCGGTCGCGACGTATTGATATTGAAATCCGACGTGGGCGGCCTGCGCGCTAACTACTTGCTCAGCAGCCAGCGCGCGCCGAACCCGTTCGATATGGGCGTGCTGCGTACTTTCCGTATGCCGGCACAGCTCTGA
- the icmH gene encoding type IVB secretion system protein IcmH/DotU: MTRDTEHHQDDKTVLLDRQGHSPAQSPMTDFTAPPRFEQLEERMIYAARLRPAEAFNISLNSLVAAASGLFSDVVRLKHSDIREDLTALNERLTAGINLFEVQALHNGVESSQVMTARYVLCTVIDEAVVTTPWGNESEWSQKSLLSSFHNETFGGEKVFQLLEQLSKSPIKHLPLLELMYLCLSLGFEGKYRVQARGLLELEGLRDALYRQIRQLRGDVPRELSPHWEGLNDQRRRLVRIVPAWMVVLFTSVCLVVMYSGFAWVLGERRDTVLQTFQPLDPVVVQPQSQP; encoded by the coding sequence ATGACCAGGGACACGGAACACCATCAGGACGATAAAACCGTCCTGCTCGACCGCCAGGGCCACAGTCCGGCACAAAGTCCGATGACCGACTTCACCGCGCCACCGCGCTTCGAGCAACTGGAAGAGCGCATGATCTACGCCGCGCGCCTGCGCCCGGCCGAGGCGTTCAACATCAGCCTCAACTCGCTGGTGGCCGCCGCGTCCGGGCTGTTTTCTGACGTGGTGCGGCTCAAGCATAGCGACATCCGCGAAGACCTGACTGCGCTCAACGAGCGACTGACCGCCGGGATCAATCTATTTGAGGTGCAGGCACTGCATAACGGTGTCGAAAGCAGTCAGGTAATGACCGCGCGTTACGTGTTGTGCACCGTTATCGACGAAGCTGTCGTGACCACGCCGTGGGGCAACGAAAGCGAGTGGTCGCAAAAGAGCCTGCTCAGCAGCTTCCACAACGAAACCTTTGGCGGAGAGAAGGTCTTTCAGCTGCTGGAACAGCTGTCGAAAAGCCCGATCAAACACCTGCCGTTACTGGAGTTGATGTACCTGTGCCTGTCCCTCGGTTTCGAGGGCAAGTACCGCGTGCAAGCGCGTGGCCTGCTTGAGCTCGAAGGCCTGCGCGACGCCTTGTATCGGCAGATTCGCCAATTGCGCGGCGACGTGCCACGCGAACTGTCGCCGCACTGGGAAGGATTGAACGATCAGCGCCGCAGGCTGGTGCGCATTGTGCCAGCGTGGATGGTGGTGCTGTTCACCTCCGTCTGCCTGGTGGTGATGTATTCAGGTTTCGCCTGGGTTCTGGGCGAGCGGCGCGACACTGTTCTGCAAACCTTTCAGCCGCTTGATCCGGTCGTAGTCCAGCCGCAGTCGCAGCCGTAA
- the tssK gene encoding type VI secretion system baseplate subunit TssK, with protein sequence MNIHKVIWQEGMLLRPQHFQHNDRYYDHQMKSRTQLLGGYTWGFLNLDIDLQFLNMGKLVISQASGILPDGSLFELGGSTEPLALDVPPNTCNTPIYLALPLVTGNHIESRRPEQSDVLARYTTYETEIADSNAGDACVSQIYCARPDFKLLLGLQESDQTYVKLKICDVLEATPDGVISLDPDFLPTYIQAHSSSYLLSCLKEVISMLAHRGDTIADRIRSSGKVGGAEVGDFMMLQLINRTELLMRHYLELEQVHPEELYRTLLTMLGDLATFSSESKRPRLHSRYQHSDQGASFRELMEAIRQVLSMVLEQHAIELDLQERQYGIIVSPLHDHKLLGSATFVLAASANCDCEELRHRLPAHLKVGPVERIRQLVNLHLPGIKVKPLPVAPRQIPFHSNKTYFILELSSEDVAQLERSGGFAFHVAGEFSGLELKFWAIRN encoded by the coding sequence ATGAACATCCATAAAGTCATTTGGCAGGAAGGTATGCTGCTGCGTCCACAGCACTTCCAGCACAATGATCGCTACTACGACCACCAGATGAAGAGCCGCACTCAATTGCTGGGTGGTTACACCTGGGGGTTTCTCAATCTGGATATCGACTTGCAGTTCCTCAATATGGGTAAGCTGGTAATCAGCCAGGCCTCGGGGATACTCCCGGACGGCAGTCTATTTGAGCTCGGCGGAAGCACCGAGCCACTGGCGCTGGACGTGCCACCAAACACCTGCAACACACCCATCTATCTGGCGCTGCCGCTGGTCACCGGAAATCACATAGAGTCGCGCCGCCCAGAACAATCTGATGTGTTGGCGCGTTACACCACCTATGAAACAGAAATCGCCGACTCCAATGCCGGTGATGCTTGCGTCAGCCAGATTTATTGCGCACGCCCGGACTTCAAACTGTTGCTTGGTTTGCAGGAGAGCGACCAGACCTATGTAAAACTTAAAATCTGCGATGTACTCGAAGCGACGCCCGACGGCGTGATCAGCCTCGATCCGGATTTTTTGCCGACCTATATTCAGGCGCATTCCTCCAGCTACCTGCTGTCGTGTCTCAAGGAAGTGATCAGTATGCTCGCCCATCGCGGCGACACTATCGCTGACCGGATTCGCTCCAGCGGCAAGGTCGGTGGCGCCGAAGTCGGCGACTTCATGATGCTGCAACTGATCAACCGTACTGAACTGCTGATGCGTCACTATCTGGAACTCGAGCAGGTACATCCGGAGGAGTTATACCGCACGCTGTTGACCATGCTCGGCGATCTGGCGACCTTTTCCAGCGAAAGCAAACGCCCGCGCCTGCACAGCCGTTACCAGCACAGCGATCAGGGTGCCAGTTTTCGCGAGCTGATGGAGGCGATTCGTCAGGTGCTATCGATGGTGCTGGAGCAGCACGCCATTGAACTGGACCTGCAGGAGCGTCAGTACGGGATCATCGTTTCGCCGCTGCACGATCATAAACTGCTGGGCTCGGCTACTTTCGTGCTGGCGGCCAGTGCCAATTGCGATTGTGAAGAACTGCGCCACCGCCTGCCGGCACACCTCAAGGTCGGCCCGGTTGAGCGCATCCGCCAACTGGTCAACCTGCACCTGCCAGGCATCAAGGTCAAACCGTTACCGGTGGCTCCGCGACAGATCCCGTTTCACTCCAACAAAACTTATTTCATCCTCGAACTCAGTTCCGAAGACGTTGCACAACTGGAGCGCTCTGGCGGTTTCGCCTTCCATGTGGCCGGCGAATTCTCCGGGCTTGAGTTGAAATTCTGGGCCATCAGGAACTGA
- the tssJ gene encoding type VI secretion system lipoprotein TssJ, with protein sequence MSRCSTTFFKTVLTVMTLVLLAGCTSLSPYSKMTKLNLKLTASDQLNPDLNGRPSPIVVRLFELKHPVTFENADFFSLYERARKSLAPDLVTSEELELRPGETVELKLSVGEGSRYVGVLAAYRDLPETKWRYTVQISALAVTNADLTLDSAGIRNNHDVLSRVDD encoded by the coding sequence ATGTCCCGCTGTTCGACCACTTTTTTCAAGACGGTGCTAACGGTCATGACCTTGGTGCTGCTGGCCGGGTGCACGTCGTTGTCGCCCTATTCGAAAATGACCAAGCTCAACCTGAAGCTGACTGCCAGCGATCAGTTGAACCCGGACCTGAACGGGCGTCCGTCGCCAATCGTTGTTCGTCTATTCGAGCTAAAGCACCCGGTGACCTTCGAAAACGCCGACTTCTTCAGTCTGTATGAACGTGCCAGGAAGTCTCTGGCTCCAGACCTGGTGACTAGCGAAGAACTTGAACTGCGCCCCGGCGAGACCGTCGAGCTGAAACTCAGCGTGGGGGAGGGCAGCCGTTATGTTGGTGTACTCGCCGCCTATCGCGACCTGCCGGAAACCAAATGGCGCTATACCGTGCAGATCTCTGCGCTGGCGGTCACGAATGCTGATCTGACGCTCGATTCTGCCGGTATCCGCAACAACCATGATGTGCTTTCCAGGGTAGATGACTGA
- the tagH gene encoding type VI secretion system-associated FHA domain protein TagH, producing the protein MELVLEILSTQQFASTDLCRKTFKQTGGVVGRGEDCDWIIPDPKRHVSNHHMIISYREDMFFLTDTSSNGIQDGESGARLRRGEAVRIEHGSTYVLGDFKILARLVRDPTTFGEVGRPRAAGSIIPDEAFLDLDPLKILEQQERVYSQIEELISPNTTIEDARQRADCARIDIENLLVPELVKATVGPAPAAKVVERQSEGFWERFGTTLGVDVNGLDHDAREALALSAAHLLKQSVGGLQQSLHTRNELKNELRLARTTLQGGNKNPLKTTGDAVEALGILLQPDKPGQLSAEQAISRAFRDLQAHQVALLTASRAAVRATLEHFSPQQLTLRFERDNKPLFATSGNRWRAYGRYHQGLREDDDWSERLLARDFAQAYEEQIRLISTLYTDHQG; encoded by the coding sequence ATGGAACTGGTTCTCGAAATACTGAGCACCCAGCAATTCGCGTCCACGGACTTGTGCCGCAAGACCTTCAAACAGACCGGGGGCGTCGTCGGCCGGGGCGAGGATTGCGACTGGATCATCCCTGATCCAAAGCGTCACGTGTCCAATCACCACATGATCATCAGCTACCGCGAAGACATGTTTTTCCTGACCGATACCAGCAGTAATGGAATCCAGGACGGGGAGAGCGGTGCGCGCCTGCGCAGAGGCGAAGCGGTGCGCATTGAGCACGGCAGCACCTATGTACTGGGTGACTTCAAGATTCTCGCGCGACTGGTGCGTGATCCGACGACCTTTGGCGAAGTCGGCCGTCCACGCGCTGCGGGCAGTATCATTCCGGATGAAGCCTTCCTCGACCTTGATCCGCTGAAGATCCTCGAGCAGCAAGAACGCGTGTATTCGCAAATCGAAGAGCTGATCTCCCCGAACACCACCATCGAGGACGCCCGCCAGCGCGCCGATTGCGCGCGTATTGACATCGAAAACCTGCTGGTTCCGGAACTGGTCAAGGCCACAGTAGGACCCGCGCCGGCGGCGAAAGTGGTCGAACGTCAGAGTGAAGGGTTCTGGGAACGTTTCGGGACGACGCTGGGCGTGGATGTGAACGGCCTCGACCATGACGCCCGCGAAGCATTGGCGCTGAGCGCGGCACACTTGCTCAAGCAAAGTGTCGGCGGTTTGCAGCAGAGCCTGCACACCCGCAATGAGCTCAAGAACGAATTGCGCCTGGCCCGGACCACCTTGCAAGGCGGCAACAAAAACCCGCTTAAAACGACCGGCGATGCGGTTGAAGCGTTGGGCATTTTGTTGCAGCCAGACAAGCCTGGTCAATTATCGGCCGAGCAGGCGATCTCTCGCGCATTCCGCGATTTGCAGGCCCATCAAGTGGCCTTGCTCACTGCCAGCCGCGCCGCCGTACGCGCAACGCTGGAGCATTTCTCGCCGCAGCAGCTGACCCTGCGTTTCGAGCGAGATAACAAGCCGTTATTCGCCACCTCCGGCAATCGCTGGAGAGCCTACGGTCGTTATCACCAGGGCCTGCGTGAGGACGATGACTGGAGCGAGCGGCTGCTGGCCCGTGACTTTGCTCAGGCTTACGAAGAACAGATTCGCCTGATTTCCACCCTATACACCGACCACCAAGGATGA
- a CDS encoding sigma-54 interaction domain-containing protein, protein MFTQVSQPLAYAEALLGQFTKLSRAANDAALLGELVQGVAELSGCELTQLYLLDATHTCLGMNAECLNGILQSREVASLPADYSGGQLLQFSLCQNRVVSLEGLSSSLHETSFMPPQASPWQSLLCVPLVNQLKAVKGLLLCASHRHIDLQVFADSLGQLGSFVLGQLNLLQRSRQPAVDLSPVPVSLPCASGYGLIGESLAMRQTRALISKVLHSPYTVLLRGETGTGKEVVARAIHDCGPRRSQTFIVQNCAAFPENLLESELFGYRKGAFTGADRDRAGLFDAANGGTLLLDEIGDMPLSLQAKLLRVLQEGEIRPLGSSDTHKIDVRIIAATHRDLSVLVSEGKFREDLYYRLAQFPIELPALRQREADIFDLSRHFADKACSFLQRDALRWSEEALDHLSGYAFPGNVRELKAMVERAVLLCEDGELLAEHFSLRTQTLPPDSRWSLRERLEQVERRLLLDSLRKNDGNQTLAARELGLPRHTLLYRLGRLNISLGDFDG, encoded by the coding sequence ATGTTCACTCAGGTATCGCAACCACTGGCCTATGCCGAAGCTTTGCTGGGGCAGTTTACCAAGTTGTCACGTGCGGCGAACGATGCTGCGCTGCTGGGTGAATTGGTGCAAGGGGTGGCCGAGCTAAGCGGTTGCGAACTGACGCAACTCTACTTGCTGGATGCGACTCACACATGCCTTGGGATGAACGCCGAGTGCCTCAACGGCATACTGCAATCACGCGAAGTGGCGAGCCTGCCAGCGGATTACAGCGGTGGGCAATTGCTGCAATTTTCTCTGTGCCAGAACCGCGTGGTAAGTCTCGAGGGGTTGAGCAGCAGCCTCCACGAAACCAGTTTCATGCCGCCACAGGCATCACCTTGGCAATCTCTGTTGTGTGTGCCGCTGGTCAATCAACTCAAAGCGGTCAAAGGCTTGTTGCTCTGTGCGAGTCACCGGCACATTGATTTGCAAGTCTTTGCAGACTCGCTCGGGCAGTTAGGCTCGTTCGTGCTGGGCCAACTGAATCTGCTGCAACGCTCGCGTCAGCCCGCCGTGGATTTGTCGCCAGTGCCTGTCAGCCTGCCCTGTGCCAGCGGTTACGGATTGATCGGTGAGAGTCTGGCCATGCGCCAGACCCGTGCGTTGATCAGCAAAGTCCTGCACAGCCCGTACACAGTGCTGCTGCGCGGTGAAACCGGCACTGGCAAGGAAGTGGTCGCGCGGGCGATTCACGATTGCGGCCCACGACGCTCGCAGACATTCATCGTGCAGAACTGCGCGGCGTTCCCCGAAAATCTTCTGGAAAGCGAGCTGTTCGGCTATCGCAAAGGTGCGTTCACCGGTGCCGACCGTGACCGCGCCGGACTGTTCGACGCGGCCAATGGCGGCACTTTGTTGCTCGATGAGATTGGTGACATGCCATTGTCGCTGCAAGCCAAGTTGTTGCGCGTGTTGCAGGAAGGCGAGATTCGCCCGCTGGGCTCCAGCGACACTCATAAAATCGACGTGCGCATTATCGCCGCGACTCACCGTGACTTGTCGGTACTGGTGAGTGAAGGCAAGTTCCGTGAGGACCTGTATTACCGTCTCGCGCAGTTTCCGATTGAGTTGCCGGCCCTGCGTCAGCGCGAAGCCGACATTTTCGACCTGTCCCGACACTTTGCCGATAAAGCCTGTTCGTTTTTGCAGCGCGATGCGCTGCGTTGGTCCGAAGAAGCGCTGGATCATCTGTCCGGTTATGCCTTCCCAGGCAACGTGCGCGAACTCAAAGCGATGGTCGAACGCGCGGTTTTGCTATGCGAAGACGGCGAGTTGCTGGCCGAGCATTTCTCCCTGCGCACGCAAACCTTACCGCCAGACAGCCGCTGGAGCCTGCGTGAACGCCTGGAGCAGGTCGAGCGCAGGCTGCTGCTCGATAGCCTGCGTAAAAACGACGGTAACCAGACTCTCGCCGCCCGTGAACTCGGCCTGCCACGCCACACGCTGCTCTACCGACTCGGGCGCCTCAACATCAGTTTGGGAGATTTCGATGGGTAG